GAAGCCCGTCTCAGGCACGGCAGCGTCCGGGCCGTCACGGCGTGGCATTACCCGCCAGTGCCGTCAACGGTGGAGGACAGCGTCAGCAACGACTCCTTTCACGCCGCTGAGCGTCTCCAGGCTGACGCATTGAAGGCCGTCGCCGCTGACGGCGTGGACACCGAGGGAATACTCGTTCGTGACTTGGCCTCCAGCGCTTTGCTGGACGCCAGCAAGGATGCGGACCTGCTGGTTGTGGGCTCCCGGGGCCACGGCGGTTTCGCAGGGCTGCGGCTGGGTTCAATCTCCAGCCAGGTGATTCACCACGCACCCTGTCCTGTGCTGGTTGTCCGGCCCCGGAGCGGGTCCTGATATCAGGCGTGGACGGGGCTACTTGGCGATCCGGCCCACGATCTGGCGGGCAACCAACCGGTCGATGCCGGGCAGATGAGTGGCCCGGATGATCCAACGCCGCAGCAGGCGCTGAGTTCTGTTGGCGGGGAGAAACGATGCCGCGGTACGCCGCCCGGCAGCCTGGGCCTCCTCGACGAGGGGCCGCCAGCGTCGCTCGAATTCGGTGAGGGCCGGGCTGATTCCGCCGGGCGAGGTGACCGGCCCCAGGATGTCACCGAGCAGCGCGGCACCGGCGATCGCCAGCGAGCCGCCCTGGCCCGCGAGGAGTGAGACGGCTCCGCAGGCGTCCCCTACGAGGACGGTCCGTCCCCGCTGCCAGTGCGGCATGACAATCTGTGCCACCACGTCGTCGTACGGATGTTCGGGGCATAGTTCCAGCAGCCGGTCCACGGCCTGGCCGAGCCCGGCGAACTCCCGGCGCAGCCTGTCCCGCGGACTCCCGGATGGCTGGTGTCCTGGAGCGGCTG
The window above is part of the Pseudarthrobacter sp. IC2-21 genome. Proteins encoded here:
- a CDS encoding universal stress protein is translated as MDASGRFLVVVGVDGSEQSLAALRWAVDEARLRHGSVRAVTAWHYPPVPSTVEDSVSNDSFHAAERLQADALKAVAADGVDTEGILVRDLASSALLDASKDADLLVVGSRGHGGFAGLRLGSISSQVIHHAPCPVLVVRPRSGS